The following coding sequences are from one Candidatus Methylacidithermus pantelleriae window:
- a CDS encoding helix-turn-helix domain-containing protein: protein MRRQAGLTQRQLAARLGTSQASLSRIETSPDEHLRLGDMAAYLSALDQALVVILGKPVSFAELVETCRQGRLSVLEDLLVELPSERSEKGQTPSPLLPEIRCVESSAIKVFLMRFLRE from the coding sequence TTGAGACGCCAAGCCGGACTCACTCAACGACAGCTAGCAGCCCGATTGGGAACAAGTCAGGCGAGCCTTTCCCGTATCGAGACAAGCCCAGATGAGCACTTGCGTCTTGGGGATATGGCCGCTTACCTCTCCGCGCTGGATCAAGCCCTGGTGGTGATTCTGGGTAAGCCCGTGTCGTTCGCTGAGCTTGTGGAAACCTGTCGTCAAGGGAGGTTGTCTGTGTTGGAGGACTTGCTAGTCGAGCTCCCCTCAGAGAGGAGCGAAAAAGGACAGACCCCCAGCCCGCTTCTCCCCGAAATTCGATGTGTGGAAAGCTCCGCCATCAAGGTGTTTCTTATGCGTTTCCTCCGGGAGTAG
- a CDS encoding multicopper oxidase domain-containing protein — protein sequence MKPIPFRCVLAGFLWITLCGLGGAPPLFAAFHRITLKAARMPSGQLAYQMERHLMEENGKTRDLTSLYAKGPTIPGPTLVLQEGDKAEVTLEHGIEGSHDPVSIHVHGVHYKFPSDGTTKMLNGVQDQVAYPGKPYTYEWDAALGTAGTWPYHDHAFGDPMVGAEDKGLFGTVIVNPKGNKIAALIDGQITQVDLSQIKREFIVWMHETTIWGQELNHIVHREVPLWTNPMFGAKLGDLVRFHVLGLGTAFHTFHLHGHRWLDPGTQAIVDTVVIGPVSRTSFVVKAGEGVGPGYWHYHCHVVQHMQSGMMGKFRVIP from the coding sequence ATGAAGCCCATCCCCTTCCGTTGCGTCCTTGCAGGGTTCCTTTGGATCACGCTATGTGGCCTGGGGGGCGCTCCACCCCTCTTCGCAGCTTTCCACCGCATTACCCTCAAGGCGGCGCGAATGCCTTCCGGCCAACTCGCTTACCAGATGGAACGTCACCTCATGGAAGAAAATGGCAAAACTCGTGACCTAACCTCCCTCTATGCCAAAGGTCCCACGATCCCCGGCCCCACCCTTGTCCTCCAGGAGGGCGACAAAGCCGAGGTCACCCTGGAACACGGCATTGAGGGCTCCCATGACCCAGTCAGCATCCACGTTCATGGAGTCCACTATAAGTTCCCCAGCGACGGCACAACGAAAATGCTCAACGGGGTCCAAGACCAAGTCGCTTACCCAGGGAAGCCTTACACCTATGAATGGGATGCTGCCCTCGGCACTGCCGGGACTTGGCCGTACCACGATCACGCATTTGGAGACCCTATGGTTGGAGCCGAGGATAAGGGCCTTTTTGGCACCGTTATCGTCAATCCAAAAGGCAACAAAATTGCTGCCTTGATCGATGGACAAATTACCCAAGTGGATCTTTCCCAGATCAAGCGGGAGTTCATCGTATGGATGCACGAAACCACGATTTGGGGCCAGGAGTTAAATCATATTGTCCACCGGGAAGTCCCGTTATGGACCAACCCCATGTTTGGAGCTAAACTAGGGGATCTTGTCCGTTTCCACGTCCTTGGCCTCGGAACAGCGTTCCACACCTTCCACCTTCATGGTCACCGGTGGCTGGATCCGGGCACCCAAGCCATTGTAGATACCGTCGTCATTGGCCCGGTGAGTCGTACCAGTTTCGTGGTGAAAGCTGGAGAAGGTGTAGGCCCAGGATACTGGCACTACCACTGCCACGTCGTCCAACACATGCAAAGCGGAATGATGGGGAAATTCCGCGTGATTCCTTAG
- a CDS encoding helix-turn-helix transcriptional regulator, with protein sequence MENLFALRSRQAGILGRLLQKKGGLTMDQLARELGISKAAVGQHLIALERDGLVARSELVKTRGRPSHLYVLTESGLHVFPKHYDWFARLLLEHYLKSFGSESTQKILYQLGQKLAENFSARLAGKKDNERLQEVVAIMSELGYEAELVADADPPFIRAFNCIYHHLAKENPEVCFLDLGLLDALLGRVEHRECMVRGGLCCAFCPLGSNTRRAFGCA encoded by the coding sequence ATGGAAAACCTATTCGCCCTTCGAAGCCGCCAAGCTGGTATCCTCGGAAGGTTATTGCAAAAAAAAGGAGGTCTTACGATGGACCAGCTGGCCAGAGAACTAGGAATTTCCAAGGCGGCCGTGGGACAACACCTTATCGCCCTGGAACGAGACGGGTTGGTCGCCCGCAGCGAGCTAGTCAAAACTCGGGGTAGACCTAGCCATCTCTACGTGCTAACCGAAAGTGGTCTCCATGTCTTCCCCAAGCATTACGATTGGTTTGCTCGCCTGCTCCTAGAACACTACCTGAAGAGTTTTGGCTCCGAATCGACCCAAAAAATTCTCTACCAGCTGGGCCAGAAACTCGCCGAGAATTTTTCTGCGCGCCTGGCAGGGAAAAAAGACAACGAGCGTCTCCAGGAAGTCGTGGCCATTATGAGCGAGCTAGGGTACGAAGCCGAGCTTGTGGCTGATGCCGATCCCCCTTTTATCCGGGCTTTTAACTGCATTTATCATCATTTGGCAAAAGAGAACCCAGAGGTCTGCTTTCTAGACCTAGGTCTTCTGGATGCGCTCCTGGGCCGTGTGGAACATCGCGAGTGCATGGTGCGAGGCGGGCTGTGCTGCGCCTTTTGCCCTCTGGGATCGAATACCAGGCGAGCCTTTGGTTGCGCCTAG
- a CDS encoding recombinase family protein, translated as MSSEGRRCPGRAPPPTDPYRFRVPVSGIGRLESIDPGGGPNGMTDDIVRDLQEVIVSLCARLYEKKSAQSRAKKALETIA; from the coding sequence TTGTCATCCGAAGGTCGGCGCTGTCCTGGTCGAGCACCGCCTCCAACTGATCCGTATCGGTTTCGAGTACCGGTAAGCGGGATTGGCCGGCTAGAGTCGATCGATCCTGGTGGCGGGCCGAATGGGATGACCGACGATATCGTGCGCGACCTGCAGGAGGTGATCGTTTCATTGTGTGCCAGGCTTTACGAGAAGAAATCCGCGCAGAGCCGTGCCAAGAAGGCGCTCGAAACCATCGCATGA